Within Topomyia yanbarensis strain Yona2022 chromosome 2, ASM3024719v1, whole genome shotgun sequence, the genomic segment ccccccccgaaaactTTTCTTACTACGCCCCTTGACGCCACtggtacattgcgacttaggccctaatgaaagatctgtgtcgaaatggtttttagttcgatttataattaaagcaaacaaaacggcgaaacatgcattttcttcgagatttcgacttaggcccttatTCTCATATGGagtataaaggctaaacttacatttttttttgcacaaaaCCGGGCGTACgattattattcacaaaattattcttttaacggcggttctattatataaatgataagcaatatctactatgatcatgtctactcgatagttgttgcacataaacattcgaatatttcgatattttcatgtaattcgaagaaaagatgcacgcgccctttcatttacattcggtttctatgcgcccatttgctgagccctatccctattaaaaaaagatgggtgggtaatgtcagagacataaccggagtgaagtagaatacactttagaccggtaaattctgctctggaataagcaatttctatgcgactttgtcgactttagcacattcatagtttatttggagtatttttggaattatcaagttgacaatttgcaacattctttgaaaatattgttgaacttttatgaatgaaggcacgcaaacgagcgtttgaccgtcgtcctactaccagcatcagagaagtagcagatcagcatttttcgctacatggcctgtaccaaacaaaccgctcgtaagtccaccggaggaaagcctccccgcaagcagttggcaacagccccctggcaaccctataccatcatatggagtttgacagtgACCGACATGTATGGggtgttatagctataaagccccaaacaaagaattatgttcggcactatgctcgctattcaagcattccacacgacgttttgcatcttgtgggatgatttaataatttaatttaattgacattttgtaactaaatacagcttctaatcattcggttcaaaatcaatgttttgcctttcatggcagtgatgatggctgtacagagacgtcgtccttgacagggggctggttggcaacgaaggccgtgtaaaagtgccccagtcacggttggcgttaagaagcctcatcgctaccgaacagaaacagtcgccctgcgaaaaattcacagctatcagaaatcgagcgggcctaaattgtgacccaaaataaaccacaaaccaacaagttcttttcaggaccagccaattataaagtattattattataaatgaaattttccattgccttacaacctccctccccctttcctcccggcttgaataactatcaatcttgatgatgctgtgcggcgggggcactagtttttattatagtggaaaatttaggtttgcgcgtttttcccaaaagttttttagctgtgcgttttcaaggaagttgtagttgaattcaaaataaaatagtttatttctattgtcagagatggaccttccaacgaaaactagtctgacTCGCtctgaatcgaattgtatggaccaaccactgctttcacaaaatctgttattttcagtaattgaacattctacacaactagtcacaactatttccaatcagcgcaaaaatcgaagattttcattcagtacaatagcagattttcacttttagaaaaacaggcaacattctggccgaaacggagcacctatatcgaaacgttagaaaacgttcgatttttgtaaattgaatcattacactaacctgtctacaaatcacacaaataacttttttattttgtgccattctacttgaaagtgacggtattgttcacaagtggctcacttaccatccaacgcccttggcaagccactttctgatgcttgtaataactaaatttcaatttcattctttgtcgataaattgatggccctgaaaagggccttttgtttgggcagtgttcggaatttacttggagctggtgtatatggtaatagttttggtgccatcgaagacggcgtgattGGCTAACTTTCtagcagcagcaaacggacgacggtttgaattttgcgggagatgctgcaaacaaactgctgcatgctgatgcggcaaacgaactgatcgtgaacaacagcatgctgagtttttatacctgactacagcacaatgtaagctcgtccttttttgtgttgtcctcaatatgtgtttttcgtagctccaccccttcgttggtcgaccacatatttttgataaagaacaaaattgaaattgtgttttcaatacggaggttatcgaacactcagggtaaaaagagtaatgtaatacggcaccttggtaaaatgtttgagaattgaaaccttttttgaatgcgcctagtaaacacgaaactgtaaacaaacaaacaaatgataactttttcttttgtgaaacacgtgaaatcgacgatattgttcacaagtagctcacttgccatcgaacgctcttggcaagctactttcggatgcttgtaataacaaaacttcaattcgattctttgttgataaatggcccgtaccaaacaaaccgctcgtaagtccaccagaggaaagcctccccgcaaacagtaagcaacgaaggtcgtgtaaaagtaccccagtcacggttggcgttaggaagcctcatcactactgaacagaaactgtcgccctgcgagaaattcacagctatcagcaatcgagcaggcctaaattgtgacccaaaataaaccacaaaccaacaagttcttttcaggaccagccaattatattccagtaagatataaatgaaattttcgttttccattgccttacaacctctttcctcccggcttgaattactatcaatcttgatgctgtgcggcggggcacaggcagtttccattatagtggaaaatttaggtctgcgcgtttttcccaaaagttttttaactgtgctgttttcaaggaagttgtagttgaattcaaaataaaatagtttacttctatagtcagaggtggaccttccaacgaaaactagtctggctcgcttagaatcgaattgtatggaccaaccactgctttcacaaaatccgttattttcagtaattgtacattctacagaattagtcacaactatttccaatcagcgcaaaaatccaaggttttcattcaatacaacagcagattttcacgtttgaaaaaacaggcagcattctggccgaaaattttgaaacggagcacctatatcgaaacgttagaaaacgttcgatttgtgtaaattgaatcattacactaaactgtctataaatcacaaataacttttgattttgtgccattctcgtgaaagcgacggtattgttcacaagtggctcacttaccatccaacgcacttgacaagctgatgcttgtaataacaaaacttcaatttcattctttgtcgataaattgatggccttgAAAAGGGcattttgtttgggcagtgttcgaaatttacttggtgctggtgtatatggtaacagttttggtttcatcgaagacggcgtgcttggccaactcttctgacagcagcaaacggacggcggtttgaattttgcgggcgatgctgcaaacgaactgctgtatgctgatgctggaaacgaactgagcgtgagcaacagcatgctgagtttttatacctgactacagcacaatgtaagctcgtccttttttgtgttttcctcaatatgtgttcttcgtagctccacaccTTTGTTggccgaccacatatttttgataaagaacaaaattgaaattgtgtttccactacggagattatcgaacactcagggtaaagagagtattgtaatacggcaccttggtaaaatgtttgagaattgaaaccttttttgaatgcgcctagtaaaaatgtttttcacttcactccagtttgtttctgaccatatttgcaatttgcgtactgaaataaatcataatttagggtttaacataaattgctctccagggagaaacagtccatgaaacagaaaatgcaaacttattctttgaaatgattttagtggccctgaaaagggccttttttataatgatacaagtgagttctaccttttcaactttcaaatccatacaaagtgcgtccctgccgcttcagagtatagacgacattcattgccgttttgcgcttggcgtgttcagtgtaggtcacggcatctcggatgacattttcttgCACACCATcatcattcgtagattaaatcgaagatgcattttacaccaccacgacgagccagacgccgaatggcggatttggtgattccctgcattttatcacgaagaaccttgcgatgacgcttggtacgggaacgcaaacatgataccgctcattgtaccgtccggacgagcatgttgctcgtgtggtaagcgagcacccactgatacaaaacaagctcgcgtgacctgtatatataatattcccgtatgtaatgaaacgcttacatgctcctttttgacggctctgcgtgggatatgctggcaaattgcgcattttcctcgctgttttctgaaaatccttgttttggtttatttatagtagtcgcagtaatttcgaaatttaatccgaaatacgtgcacaaatttccgatcagatagtgcaaaaatattgcgatttcgtccagtagaacggaagatattcgcatttcaaatctgggaaaatttctcaactgaaatttttgaaacgggaccccatattgaaacgttagaagtattctacttcaaaagtatactgtcaagctcgcccatttacccagcaagacagagtcagtttagcccaggtatctgctacgccgccatgatttctataccaacatctaaaacgtcgcgttagggtcgatccacaataaacagaatcgatttcattcgacacaattttgtgaAACTCGAGTTCGTTCAATTTGTTGGTGAATCATggtgaaaagtttttgttattcaccgacatgtccaAAACAACACTTTTCATCAATTGGCGGTGCaatatttaaactttttaacAAACATCTAAAGATTGAGGCATGCCGTGCCGTGTTTGAATAGTGAAGGTCGAGCTTTGAGCAAAacgagcagaacaatttgaactgtcagtggggcccataatttgtgtgcccgctgagatgttgacttatgtcagttcaatgcaaatgggataggggtgccatatacgtggtttagcccatttaccgcgcccttctgaaaattatgtacacggtttaaccctttcgcaaatggtggttgctgaagggcgaaatcacgactgggatgcaaattaggcaatccattagacgtttgtttgacaattcagcggtgggttctgtcaacaagtctactcctgcgaacagaaaaactcgtccgacaaataaCTTTGTGGGGGTTATTCCGAACAGTCACTTTAGGTGAGGTGACACTTtatctcactcgcgcgatcaccgAAGTCACCTAAGGTGAGACGAGTCACTCACATGACTCTCTGTCACGCTATTCTGGTGTGTCACCGCATTCTGTTAGTCGTTTTAGGTGACATTTCAGTCATGTGAGTGAGTCGATgaaataaaaacgaaaataagGGATGGCGACGGAAAAAAAGTaagaatttttttagaattgcGGGAACATCGTTGTGTTGTAAGATTATATTTTTGATTTGCAAATGATAGCAGAGTAAATAATTTTGCATTTGTAAAAAGTATGTAATATTTGCAATAGGCGACATTGTGTGCAAGtgtaatgaatttcaaaaaaaaaaactgtggtGTTGAtagttgaaatatttttcacttTTACTTCGATTTATAAGCATGAATGATTCGTGCGATGAGGGTTTGCACTCGGCCAGTAGCAATTACAATTAATGCTAGGAATATTTTGTTTGGAGGGTGATCCGGCTCTACCGTGCAGCCGAGCCTACGGCGATAACCGTGCTATGTGGCTTGAGAAGACGTTTTTTTATTATCTAGTGAACAAAAGAACTTGTGCAATGTATAGTAAAAGGGAAAATAGGTTTATTCTGGGCAATTAGGACTTGGCGATATCATATCGCATTCTCTTATATCCTGAACAaatgtgtttattttttatagatcGGTTCATATTTCATGCGgaatttttagttgaataaatagtGATGAAAGTTTATTAATAGCTGTGTAGAATTGTGcataaatcgattaaaaaaggTGTGGTAATGTACATAAATATAACATTCCCGGTAACGTTCAGCCACCATTATGGTTggttctaactagaatcggttgtgtcactggagccggaatacgaattagaaccagccagcattccagCTGAGCTTAACTAGGTTCAAGTTGTTAGTCGGAATAAAGCACTATTTAAACCTTGCCGAACCGTTTTAATCACGATTCAGTACCGTGCACGGAGAAATATATTGTTCCATATCAAAATTTTGCTACATGCACTGTGTCGGACATAAGCACGGTGCTGAACCGGATTAGAAAAGTGTGATTTTTGCATAAGTAATTGCAAAAGCTCTTGCTTGCCATGTTTTACTGCTAACAAACGTTAGTTTATCCTATTGGATATTGAATTGCTTTAAGCTATTCAATTTCCACCAACTGATAAAATTAAGATTTGTGTTATGCCAGTTTTGCCGATCACAACAAGCACTCTGGAACCGCACAAAGTTCTAGACTGTATTGTAGATCAATCTGCAGCTGGACATCTGCTGTAGTTGTTTGTCATAACGGCTCGACGTCTGGGTCAATCAGCAGGTTTAACACATAATAGTTTTGTTCCAGTATCGATATCGATCTAGATAGGGGTTGATTGTTCATGTCATTATAGTTATGGTACCTACCACTTTTTTTATTATGATAAGATGATGCCGTCATGTGTGAGCGCAGCGTTGCATGTTTTGTCCTACCATTTGATTCTTAgattgaatagagatagcagatgcCACTCCAATGAATAGGATATAAATACCTACAAATAATATATGATCGAATCATCTGCAGGTCTTCCGTACACCTTTTTATATAACAAGCACTGGAGACACCCAGGCGATTCGACGTGACCGTGTACTCATAtcacacttttaagaaaaaatgaCAAGTGTAATAGTTCTTGGTGTAAAAACAGCAATACTTTTGATTCATGAAATAAGTAGTCTACAATAAAGATTATAGCCTCTAGCTACTGTAACTGCctccagtggcggatccaggaggaggatcctgggggtccggatccTCATCCTGGATCCAAACAGTTTTTTGGGCTTCTCAGCAAATTTACCAGGAAACAATTATTCACACATTCTCTTTGGATTTAGAGATTTGATATCTTAGAAAAATTTATTGTGCATGACAAACTGcttcttttggctgaaacggtttcAGGGTGAtcctttaaccctcaaaaaggctagaggtctcagaggcccggctagttacagttctccagtttcaatgaacttgtaatttgatcTACAAATGATCAAGCGTTTTCTGGCTTttaattctctcactgataaaacgaaaaaaagaggtttttgatttcattgggtcttaggagcgttgcttcttgaagtcacaattttagcttgcctttttgagggttaaatgtCAAAGCTGTATGACATTATTTCAAATTCTAGTTGAGATAGAATGATACTTCCTGCAATATTCTAGAgcaatcaattctgagcaactttaTTGAATATGCTAACTTTGTGTCCCTCAAAAAAGTAGTTTTCTTCGTacagttctcgacaaacatatgattacggcttaaaagccaactgtcaaaattctctttgaagggaAAGTCCGGCAAACCGTTACCCGCCaaccacagatgttggtagtaaacaaaagagaaaagttttctcttttataaactacTGTGAACTGTGTTGGACCAGTTAcagtttgtccagaatttcctttcaaagagaattttgacagttggcttttaagccgtaatcatatgtttgtcgaaagTTTTTAGTGTGATTTTTCTCATAAAAGTGCTCTGTGCACTTTTAGAGAATTATTGGGGGCGAAggaagaaaaattttatcttgtctggCTCAAAAGTTATACATTATTTTCACTGAAagatacgccctttttaaatgtCGATAGCTCAAAAGGGGACAAATGAAAATAGATTTTGATTAGATTTGAAGGGTTGTACTTTTGTCTACAGAATATTAAAAATGGAAAACGCGTTTTTGTCTTACTCAAGTAAATCAAATTTgggtaaaagcatttttgcatATAATCCTACAATGTTAATATTAACAAATATTTGTTTGACGCAGATTCTGTGAAATCTTGCCGAGACTTTCCAAGGTTCAGATACATTCACAGGCTTTCAGATATGTTAATGACCCTATTTTGGACCTATTCGTTAGGGTGCTGTACTATATCACCAATGACTCGACCTATAATTTGCCCCCAATTTGATCTGTCTGTAAAATTTTTGGGCATTGGGATTAGAGGTGTGTGCCGTCCCGCCACATCgtcgatttcaggtaaaaattgtCAGCCCGCCGacaatttttacctgaaatcgacGTCGCACACCTCTAACTGGCAAAATGCGCCTTATACGTAACCAATTACGGAATCGGTTCGGCTGTTAACACTTATCAGTATAGTTCCTAACATTTAGTCTAACATTTTCAAATCATTTTCTGGCTTTTATTGTTATGTCTAATGTACTATTCATTGTTATATGTTTGCATAGCACGATTATGATAAAACCCTATCTCACGCATTATATAGGTTGAAAGTTACAAACCAGAAGCAATTTGCTTTAATGAATGAACATCCTCATATTGCAAAAGGCTCTAAATTCGCGGAGAACGAAAACTTTTCGAAGGACGACTTCAACACCCTCTGGTTTGATATCAGTTTCAAACTGAATGGTTTAGGACCTCCGATCCGAACAGTGGCTGAATGGCAGAAGGTATGTTTTTATTTGTAATATTCATCGATGCTCacttttactcattttaggtTTGGGCAGACTTAAAACTCAAAACGAAGAAGAAACTACAACATAACAAAAAAGAATGCAAGACCACAGGCGGTGGACCAAATAAACAGTGTCCAATTTCACCTATGGAGGAATCGATCGTCAATTTATTATCCTTAAATAAAACTGTCGAACATACAGGTATTTATAGAGAGTCATGTTTACTTCATTTCTCCCTAGTATAGTCAATGCCACCGTGCCTGTAGTGCATGTTTGGTTAATTATAGAACatgctattgttttttttgcaaatttattaCCATGAAATcgtcaaaataattgattttgatGAGTTGTTTTAGTAATTTCAGTAGCTTTCAGTGTGTACACCACCAGTCTGGTGGTACGTCTTTTTTTCTTAAATACGTTTGTTTATTTaggtatttaggggcggcttgctcccctcttatatCTGTTCCAGCTCAAACCCGGAAGTATTCTTGGTTTCCGTGATAACTTAACTGTACGCAAAGAATTGCGAAGCCTATCGAAACAGTACAGATGGGCCTAAATTTAAGCAAGGGTCGTGGGTGAATTCGAAACGCTGGTAAATCTATATAGCGTTAGCAATATAGCAATATATTTTGGTTATGGGGAGAGGAGTATCAGAGCCGTACCGTGACCTTCTGGCGTCCTTAGCGAAGTCTTAGTTTTGCACCCCTTTGGGGTGAACATTTTTTTATAGTTTCATTTTCGAACAATGATTTTGTATGTACATGGAAATGGCTCCACTCTCCTATGGCGGTGATCACAAAGACATTTGCAGTATTGTCGGCGAATATACCGTAGTAAAAATGAATCCCCTCGAAGAAAGACTTCAGATGTAAAGGCTTAAAGAATTTCAGATAGACATGTGAATATAACATACGTTGTATAACATTTCACTGACACAAACTCGAGGTGTTTCAGTGCGATAACACCAAGTTCTTTCTAGATTTGGGAGGGTCAAAGTAATATTACAATGCAGTCGGATATATCCTCATTTAAGGTAATCACATAAAAAGTTTTGTTGACTTGACCAAACAGTTTCGATTAAAAACCGTTAGGAATGTCACCCCCAGACTTACCACATGTATGCACACacagaaaattttttttggtgaaaataagtttttcactcttagcaaaaacaaccaacgcatactcttagtttgaaagtaaaatttttattttgaatactattcttcattagctaaaaagaaaaacttattttgattattattcttgattaattaaaaagtttcactttcaacctaatagtaggcattggttgttttttgctaaaagcggaacactcttacttttaccaatattttttctgtgtgcagGGTTGTCCTTTAGCTAGtctttcattttattatatCTTTCGTAATTTATGTCTCTGCCTTCGTATTCTTTAAGTTTTCACTTTGCGCCGAGTTTTAGGCCTGGGCATAAATAAACTCTCCTGAAAAGACACAGATTACGACTACCCGCTTAAAAACATTGATAGAGTTCGGTTGGACCATATTTGAGCTTCCTTTGGATCAAAGAATCACTGCACGCTACGACTCTGAGAAGTATATTGCGATTATACCTGGGAAAAGGATAATGTAACAAATTGAAGAAAACCCTATGCAAATATGTACGGCCTAAAGTGCACGTTGAAATGTCTGTGCACCACTAAACCTGTTTACCTCTGAGAAGATTGCCCCTTCTGGCTGGCACGTGAGCGCTTCTGGTTGGTGTTTAAGCTACAACATATCGTACACAGCTTAATAATGACATCTACGGTTTTTTAAGCTTTGATAGTCTGCTGCCAGAATATATCACGTGGCATTTTCTGTATACCTTTTGGGATTGGAATGGAAAGTTTCAATGAAAAACAATGGAGCAATGGTAGACTTTTACATATACCTTGTTTATTTGCTCCATGTATCATTCTGCTTCTGTCTCTTCTATTCATGTGTCTAATATTGCGAATGTACATTTGACTCTTAAATTtgcatctaatttttttttttcgttcccaCAGGAAAATATTTCGGAATCCAAACCTCTCAGATAGCAGACCATTTGCTTGAAGACGCTGAGCCGACTACTACTGGTCAAATTCAGATTCATACGGAGCTTGAAAACTCAGATCTAACTAACAGCAATGTGAGCAGTGACATCAACAATTATGCTACCTCGAAAAAATCTGAAGCAAGCGATAGCTTTCGAAACTACCGAAAAACGTTACTGACAACTCAAACGAATTGTCTAATAGATATAAGAGAAAACGCCAAAGAATGTGCTCGATATGCTAGAAAGATGTATAAATTAGAAGAGGATAAATTTAAGTTTAAAAAGAAGGTGTTAGAAGCCAAAGAGAAACGAAAGAGCGAACAATTGCAATTTCAATTGCAGTTACTCGAGTATAAAAAACAGAAACTTGCTTTACTAACAGGAacaaagtaaagctttcgaatcTTTTGCCTGTAATGGCTTGAATGTTTCaagctttaatttattttaagatgGGAGACGCAATAAGCAATCGAAAATATACAAGACTTTCAACCCCTTGCCTCCAGTGTGGTGTACTATTTAATTTGAGTCAACGTCTGATATATTGATAGTTAAGCTTTGATAGATAAGCTTATTGAAGTCCTACTTCATTAATTACTTGACATCTAATGGATTAATTATGTATATGCGTAATTGATCCACTAGATGTAAAGTAATTAATGAACATAACAAATATTCTAATTAGAGGTTTTCAACAATAAAATGCCTGTTGATTCTAAGGTCGACAAAATAACaacgaattatttttatttgttctttttttcatttcttaaatCTACGATATTTTAATATTAATCAACGTATCTGCGTATTGTCATTTCGATGTATTAATACattaaatgttttgtttttacaGTAGGTAACTCATTATTTCTTGTCTTATGCTGTTTCCTGAGGCTCCCACCGCATCATTCGTTTGTATTACTTCTTCAAAAGTTTCTATTCCGTGTTCGATATTTTGGTCCTCCACGTTCATTTTAAACTTAAGTCTTAAATTATGCAAGGCACAACATACATTGATAATTTGACTAGCCTTTGCAGGTCTATAATGCAATTGTCGTGCTCCTAAAATGCAGCGGAACGTGTTCTTCAGAACACCAATCGTTCTCTCGATAGTAATTCGAGTCTTGGAATGGATTTCATTGAACCTTGCTTCTTGATCAGAACAACTATGAGAACTTCTCCTAAATGGTGTTATTAGGTAAGGTTTCAAAGGATATCCGGCATCTCctgcaaaaatatacaaagtaAACTGCTCAAAGCGAACGATATTCCTGTTAAAAATCACCTACCAAGTAACCACGTACTCTTTTCGCCGTTCGCATGATTTTCTGCAAGGAGCGCGTTCAACTCACTTCCGTTCCAAATAAAGGAGTCGTGGCAAGAACCAGGATGATTGGCATCGACAAATCGTACATATAAATTATGATCACAtacctaaaaattgaaaacaaaatattttttatatgcattgtactgccgctagaagcataactgtcccatgtgctatgggaatccctatacacatgtgacaattatgcttctagcggcagtgtaCATGTCTGCATGTACTCAGTTAGATCAATTGATTGATGCTATAAATATAGTTTTTCGTGTTTGAAagtatgaatttattttgtttatatttaccaACATTACGTTCAAGCTATGAAAACCTTTACGGTTATAATATAGATGCTGGTCTCTCGGTGGCGCGATTATTCTAACGTGAGATCCGTCTACACATCCGATAACTCCCGGGAATCCAGTTTTATTGCGAAATCCAgcctttatttcattttttctgcTTCACTTATTGGAAATTTTATCTCCGAGGGACACAAAATTTCCTCCATAACGTTTAAAAAAGCTGACAAAGTTTTGGAAATGGACGATTGAGTCAGTCCAACGTATAAATCGTTACCACACCCCTTCTGGTAGGATCCTTCAGCAAAAAACCGTAGTGCAGCAGCTAGTCTAATAATTGGAAGAACTGAAGAGGATCTAATAACTGGATTACAGttatcttccaaaatttggagCAGATAGAGGAATAAATCTTTTGAAACACGAAAATATTTCATAAACCTAAACCAACAAATGAAAATGTAATTAATTTCAACATCTAGACAATTGGGCTTATTCTGCATTCAAAggcgtaatgcagaataaggttAAATAAATTTATGAGTACTTACTCTTCATTTGGCATTTCCAACGGATTCGAGCTATCCCTAATTTTCCGACGGTTGAGCACAACATTATCATCTTCCTCGTCAGCACTGCTATCGAACCAAATATCTAAACTACACATTTCG encodes:
- the LOC131679275 gene encoding uncharacterized protein LOC131679275 isoform X2; amino-acid sequence: MNEHPHIAKGSKFAENENFSKDDFNTLWFDISFKLNGLGPPIRTVAEWQKVWADLKLKTKKKLQHNKKECKTTGGGPNKQCPISPMEESIVNLLSLNKTVEHTGKYFGIQTSQIADHLLEDAEPTTTGQIQIHTELENSDLTNSNVSSDINNYATSKKSEASDSFRNYRKTLLTTQTNCLIDIRENAKECARYARKMYKLEEDKFKFKKKVLEAKEKRKSEQLQFQLQLLEYKKQKLALLTGTK
- the LOC131679275 gene encoding uncharacterized protein LOC131679275 isoform X1 — translated: MATEKKLKVTNQKQFALMNEHPHIAKGSKFAENENFSKDDFNTLWFDISFKLNGLGPPIRTVAEWQKVWADLKLKTKKKLQHNKKECKTTGGGPNKQCPISPMEESIVNLLSLNKTVEHTGKYFGIQTSQIADHLLEDAEPTTTGQIQIHTELENSDLTNSNVSSDINNYATSKKSEASDSFRNYRKTLLTTQTNCLIDIRENAKECARYARKMYKLEEDKFKFKKKVLEAKEKRKSEQLQFQLQLLEYKKQKLALLTGTK